A genomic window from Nicotiana sylvestris chromosome 11, ASM39365v2, whole genome shotgun sequence includes:
- the LOC138880956 gene encoding uncharacterized protein, which translates to MSQCEAELRNVSGEEKALRLLCSRKEEELKDLRAELAKARKNKSELDEQVTMILKEYGLLGSTSEAKTSISQLQQKLDMIGQLRGEVDQVKVDYHRWKESMDQLAADKEVATAQLASVETQVRGVKAKGLAQTKKKEEDAAAIQAELREASDREKQSNDLAKCQALRETLKEIHARGFDLAEDIAEAKAREIDARFLVSSDDEDVVSGSGEGEEDVPEGEEAPEDRAAEDAAPEDGGPGDMTPTID; encoded by the exons AGGAATGTTTCGGGCGAAGAGAAGGCCTTGAGGCTCCTCTGTAGCAGAAAGGAAGAGGAGCTTAAGGATCTCCGGGCCGAATTGGCCAAAGCTCGGAAAAATAAGTCCGAGCTTGATGAGCAAGTAACTATGATTTTAAAAGAGTACGGCCTTCTTGGCTCTACTTCAGAGGCTAAGACTTCGATATCTCAGCTGCAGCAAAAGCTAGATATGATTGGGCAGCTCCGAGGCGAGGTTGATCAGGTCAAAGTTGATTATCATCGATGGAAGGAGAGCATGGATCAACTTGCTGCCGATAAGGAAGTTGCCACAGCCCAACTGGCCTCGGTTGAGACTCAAGTTCGGGGCGTTAAAGCGAAGGGTCTGGCCCAAACCAAGAAAAAAGAGGA GGACGCTGCGGCCATTCAAGCTGAGTTGAGGGAGGCCTCTGATAGGGAAAAACAGAGCAACGATTTGGCCAAGTGCCAAGCCCTGAGGGAGACTCTCAAAGAAATCCATGCCCGGGGGTTCGACCTTGCCGAAGACATAGCCGAGGCAAAGGCGCGGGAAATCGATGCCAGGTTTCTTGTCTCTTCCGATGATGAGGATGTAGTGAGTGGATCCGGGGAAGGTGAAGAAGATGTTCCTGAGGGAGAGGAGGCTCCCGAAGATAGAGCTGCCGAAGATGCAGCTCCTGAGGATGGCGGTCCTGGGGATATGACCCCTACAATAGATTAg